In Piliocolobus tephrosceles isolate RC106 chromosome 5, ASM277652v3, whole genome shotgun sequence, a single genomic region encodes these proteins:
- the NMBR gene encoding LOW QUALITY PROTEIN: neuromedin-B receptor (The sequence of the model RefSeq protein was modified relative to this genomic sequence to represent the inferred CDS: substituted 1 base at 1 genomic stop codon), whose product MPSKSLSNLSVTSGANKSGSVPEGWERDFLPASEGTTAELVIRCVIPSLYLLIITVGLLGNIMLVKIFVTNSAMRSVPNILISNLAAGDLLLLLTCVPVDASRYFFDEWMFGKVGCKLIPLIQLTSVGVSVFTLTALSADRYRAIVNPTDMQTSGAVLWTCVKAMGIWVVSMLLAVPEAVFSEVARISSLDNSSFTACIPYPQTDELHPKIHSVLIFLVYFLTPLAIISIYYYHIAKTLIKSTHNLPGEYNEHTKKQMETRKRLAKIVLVFVGCFIFCWFPNHILYMYRSFNYNXIDPSLGHMIVTLVVRVLSFCSSCVNPFALYLLSESFRRHFNSQLCCGRKSYQERGISYLLSSSAVRMTSLKSNTKNMVTNSVLLNGHSMKQEMAL is encoded by the exons ATGCCCTCGAAGTCTCTTTCCAACCTCTCGGTGACCTCTGGCGCGAACAAGAGCGGTTCCGTTCCAGAGGGGTGGGAAAGGGATTTTCTGCCGGCCTCGGAAGGGACTACCGCGGAGTTAGTGATCCGCTGTGTGATCCCGTCCCTCTACCTGCTCATCATCACCGTGGGCTTGCTGGGCAACATCATGCTGGTGAAGATCTTCGTCACCAACAGCGCCATGAGGAGCGTCCCCAACATCTTAATCTCTAACCTGGCGGCCGGGGACTTGCTACTGCTGCTCACCTGCGTCCCGGTGGACGCTTCGCGCTACTTCTTCGACGAGTGGATGTTCGGCAAGGTGGGCTGCAAACTGATCCCGCTCATCCAGCTCACTTCCGTGGGGGTTTCCGTGTTCACTCTCACTGCCCTCAGCGCCGACAG GTACAGAGCCATCGTTAACCCCACGGACATGCAGACGTCAGGGGCAGTGCTGTGGACCTGTGTGAAGGCCATGGGTATCTGGGTGGTCTCCATGTTGTTGGCAGTTCCCGAAGCAGTGTTTTCAGAAGTGGCACGCATCAGTAGCTTGGATAATAGCAGTTTCACAGCATGTATCCCCTACCCTCAAACAGATGAATTACATCCAAAGATTCATTCAGTGCTCATTTTCTTGGTCTATTTCCTCACACCACTTGCTATTAttagcatttattattatcatattgCAAAGACCTTAATTAAGAGTACACACAATCTTCCTGGAGAATACAATGAACATACCAAAAAACAG ATGGAAACACGGAAACGCCTGGCTAAAATTGTGCTTGTCTTTGTGGGCTGCTTCATCTTCTGTTGGTTCCCAAACCACATCCTTTACATGTATCGGTCTTTCAACTATAATTAGATTGATCCATCTCTAGGCCACATGATTGTCACCTTAGTTGTCAGGGTTCTCAGTTTTTGCAGTTCTTGTGTCAACCCATTTGCTCTTTATCTACTCAGTGAAAGCTTCAGGAGGCATTTCAACAGCCAACTCTGCTGTGGGAGGAAGTCCTATCAAGAGAGGGGAATCAGCTACCTACTCAGCTCTTCAGCGGTGCGTATGACATCTCTGAAAAGCAATACTAAGAACATGGTGACCAATTCTGTTTTACTAAATGGGCACAGCATGAAGCAGGAAATGGCACTGTGA